In Myripristis murdjan chromosome 2, fMyrMur1.1, whole genome shotgun sequence, a genomic segment contains:
- the LOC115369851 gene encoding cyclin-dependent kinase 5 activator 2-like gives MGTVLSLSPGARKAAARGEEIAAEHPQPPAGKKPEKGAKKKKTKQRHPVLLHALTWKRLVAARAKRKGGKKVKPEPEPGPEPREHSGTDTRHRALKSGHRHGPIPVPVPTVPEQNHGQTQTHTQTQNQNQNQSQNQNQSLRQDLISPRRVVVQASTGELLRCLSDFLCRRCFKLKELSANQIILWFRNVDRALLVQGWQDQGFITPASLVFVYLLCREAVDEQTPSEQQLHATFLTCLYLAYSYLGNEISYPLKPFLVEASRDAFWERALALIGRLSADMLRINADPHYFTEVFQDLKNQGGAREREERERERERERERERERERERERER, from the exons ATGGGAACCGTCCTGTCCCTGTCTCCGGGCGCGCGGAAGGCTGCGGCGCGCGGGGAGGAGATCGCGGCGGAGCATCCGCAGCCTCCCGCCGGGAAGAAGCCGGAGAAAGGagcgaagaagaagaagacgaagcaGCGGCACCCGGTGCTGCTGCACGCGCTCACCTGGAAGCGGCTCGTGGCCGCGCGGGCCAAGAGGAAGGGCGGGAAGAAGGTGAAGCCCGAGCCGGAGCCCGGGCCCGAGCCGCGCGAGCACAGCGGCACCGACACCCGGCACCGCGCGCTCAAGAGCGGCCACAGGCACGGACCCATCCCGGTACCCGTCCCCACCGTGCCGGAGCAGAACCACGGCCAGACCCAGACCCATACCCAGacccagaaccagaaccagaaccagagccagaaccagaaccagagcctGAGGCAGGACCTGATCTCACCGCGCAGGGTGGTGGTACag GCCTCGACAGGAGAGTTGCTTCGCTGTCTGTCGGACTTCCTGTGTCGTCGCTGTTTCAAACTGAAGGAGCTCTCGGCCAATCAGATCATCCTGTGGTTTCGCAACGTGGACCGAGCCCTGCTGGTCCAGggctggcag gACCAGGGCTTCATCACGCCTGCCAGCCTGGTCTTCGTGTACCTGCTGTGCAGGGAGGCGGTGGACGAGCAGACGCCGTCGGAGCAGCAGCTGCACGCCACCTTCCTCACCTGCCTGTACCTGGCCTACTCCTACCTGGGCAACGAGATCTCCTACCCGCTCAAGCCCTTCCTGGTGGAGGCCAGCCGCGATGCATTCTGGGAGCGGGCGCTGGCGCTGATCGGCCGGCTGAGCGCCGACATGCTGCGCATCAACGCCGACCCACACTACTTCACCGAGGTCTTCCAGGACCTGAAGAACCAGGGAggagccagagagagggaggagagggagagagagagggagagggagagagagagggagagggagagagagagggagagggagagggagagg